The following coding sequences are from one Vulpes vulpes isolate BD-2025 chromosome 12, VulVul3, whole genome shotgun sequence window:
- the RPS25 gene encoding small ribosomal subunit protein eS25, producing MPPKDDKKKKDAGKSAKKDKDPVNKSGGKAKKKKWSKGKVRDKLNNLVLFDKATYDKLCKEVPNYKLITPAVVSERLKIRGSLARAALQELLSKGLIKLVSKHRAQVIYTRNTKGGDAPAAGEDA from the exons ATG CCGCCCAAGGAcgataagaagaagaaagatgccGGAAAGTCGGCCAAGAAGGACAAAGACCCAGTGAACAAGTCTGGAGGCAAGGCCAAAAAGAAG AAGTGGTCCAAAGGCAAAGTTCGAGACAAGCTCAATAATCTGGTGTTGTTTGACAAAGCGACATATGACAAACTCTGTAAGGAGGTTCCCAACTATAAGCTTATAACTCCAGCTGTTGTCTCTGAGAGACTGAAGATTCGAGGTTCTCTGGCCAGGGCAGCCCTTCAGGAGCTCCTCAGTAAAG gacTTATTAAACTGGTTTCAAAGCACAGAGCTCAAGTAATTTACACCAGAAACACCAAGGGTGGAGATGCCCCAGCTGCTGGTGAAGATGCATGA